From the Rhinolophus sinicus isolate RSC01 linkage group LG02, ASM3656204v1, whole genome shotgun sequence genome, one window contains:
- the ETFRF1 gene encoding electron transfer flavoprotein regulatory factor 1, giving the protein MKMANSLRREVLNLYKNLLYLGRDYPKGADYFKRRLKNVFLKNKDVKDPEKIKELIARGEFVMKELEALYFLRKYRAMKQRYYSDTNETN; this is encoded by the exons atgaaaatggcCAATTCTTTAAGAAGAGAAGTATTgaatctttataaaaat ctgCTGTACCTTGGACGAGACTATCCAAAAGGAGCAGACTATTTTAAAAGGCGTCTGaagaatgttttccttaaaaacaaagatGTAAAGGACCCAGAGAAGATCAAAGAACTTATTGCACGGGGCGAATTTGTAATGAAAGAGCTAGAAGCTTTGTATTTCCTTAGGAAATACAGAGCTATGAAACAACGCTATTATTCAGATACCAACGAAACTAACTGA